Proteins co-encoded in one Candidatus Krumholzibacteriota bacterium genomic window:
- a CDS encoding Rne/Rng family ribonuclease, which translates to MKKEIIINYTQREVRIAILEDRQLVEFLIEREDSRRSVGDIYYGRVNAVLPGIQAAFVDIGQEKAAFLHVSDVATDSLDPELLDELDIDSSGGRRRREYPPIESLLRKGQEIVVQVRKEAIGTKGPRVSSQLSLPGRYAVFMPNLDHIGVSKKIERRKERARLRSIVRRIRPRGGAVIVRTAGQGVEEEPLREDIRNLEKRWEEISARIAEATPPTVIHEDVDITVFALRDLLTDDINQIVIDRKEEFDRIRSYIGTFAPELLPRVKLHRGQAPIFDHYDVEDDIEKTLERKIWLRKGAYIVIEHTEALVTIDVNTGRFTGKKNQEETILEANLIAAREIARQLRLRDIGGIIVVDFIDMETEENKRKVYNEFRGALRKDRSRARVSPVSDLGLIEVSRKRVRPSLMHYYSDDCPYCSGSGKVLSIESMAMKMEHWIRRIGMSRKEKGIRLTVNPVLGIFLREERWENIEELAGRYRLDVEIIDDPRLHREDFEIRSIEGNRDLKRGFS; encoded by the coding sequence ATGAAAAAAGAGATCATCATCAACTACACCCAGCGCGAGGTGCGTATCGCGATCCTCGAGGACCGGCAGCTCGTCGAGTTCCTCATCGAGCGGGAGGACAGCCGGCGGAGCGTCGGCGACATCTACTACGGACGGGTGAACGCCGTCCTTCCCGGCATCCAGGCCGCCTTCGTCGACATCGGGCAGGAGAAGGCCGCCTTTCTCCACGTGAGCGACGTCGCCACCGACTCGCTCGACCCCGAGCTCCTCGACGAGCTGGACATCGATTCGAGCGGCGGACGGCGTCGCCGGGAGTACCCGCCGATCGAATCGCTGCTCCGGAAAGGGCAGGAGATCGTCGTCCAGGTGCGCAAGGAGGCGATCGGCACGAAGGGGCCCCGCGTCTCCTCGCAGCTTTCCCTCCCCGGGCGGTACGCCGTCTTCATGCCGAATCTCGACCACATCGGCGTCTCGAAGAAGATCGAGCGGCGGAAGGAGCGGGCCCGCCTCCGGAGCATCGTCCGCCGGATCCGGCCGCGGGGCGGGGCGGTCATCGTCAGGACGGCGGGGCAGGGGGTCGAGGAGGAGCCGCTGCGGGAGGACATCCGCAACCTCGAGAAGCGCTGGGAGGAGATCAGCGCCAGGATCGCGGAGGCCACGCCGCCAACGGTGATCCACGAGGACGTCGACATCACGGTCTTCGCGCTGCGCGACCTGCTGACCGACGACATCAACCAGATCGTCATTGATCGCAAGGAGGAGTTCGACCGCATACGGTCGTACATCGGCACGTTCGCGCCGGAGCTCCTGCCGCGCGTGAAGCTCCACCGGGGGCAGGCGCCGATCTTCGACCACTACGACGTCGAGGACGACATCGAGAAGACGCTCGAGCGGAAGATCTGGCTCCGCAAGGGGGCCTACATCGTCATCGAGCACACCGAGGCCCTCGTCACGATCGACGTCAACACGGGACGCTTCACCGGCAAGAAGAACCAGGAGGAGACGATCCTCGAGGCGAACCTCATCGCCGCGCGGGAGATCGCCCGCCAGCTCCGTCTCCGCGATATCGGCGGCATCATCGTCGTCGATTTCATCGACATGGAGACGGAAGAGAACAAGCGCAAGGTCTACAACGAGTTCCGCGGCGCTCTCCGGAAGGACCGATCGCGGGCCCGGGTGTCGCCGGTCAGCGACCTCGGCCTCATCGAGGTCAGCCGGAAGCGCGTCCGGCCGAGTTTGATGCACTACTACAGCGACGACTGCCCCTACTGCTCGGGAAGCGGCAAGGTGCTGAGCATCGAGTCGATGGCGATGAAGATGGAGCACTGGATCCGGCGGATCGGGATGAGCCGCAAGGAGAAGGGGATCCGGCTCACCGTCAATCCCGTCCTGGGGATCTTCCTGCGCGAGGAGCGCTGGGAGAACATCGAGGAACTGGCCGGGCGCTACCGCCTCGACGTGGAGATCATCGACGATCCGCGCCTGCACCGCGAGGATTTCGAGATCAGGTCGATCGAGGGCAACCGGGACCTGAAGCGCGGTTTTTCCTGA
- the rplU gene encoding 50S ribosomal protein L21, whose amino-acid sequence MYAVVRLAGKQVTVERDLKVHVPRLDAEVGSTITCDDVLLYADGEDIRVGRPRLDGVSVTAEVIGHDRYPKIIVFKMKRRKKYRRKTGHRQGFTLLKITGISA is encoded by the coding sequence GTGTATGCAGTCGTTCGTTTAGCCGGCAAACAGGTGACGGTGGAGCGGGACCTGAAGGTCCACGTGCCGCGCCTCGACGCCGAGGTCGGCAGCACGATCACGTGCGACGACGTCCTCCTCTATGCGGACGGAGAGGATATCCGTGTCGGGCGGCCGCGTCTCGACGGGGTCTCGGTGACCGCCGAGGTGATCGGCCACGACCGGTATCCCAAGATCATCGTATTCAAGATGAAGCGCCGGAAGAAGTACCGGCGGAAGACCGGGCACCGGCAGGGGTTCACTCTCCTGAAGATAACGGGAATATCCGCATAG
- the rpmA gene encoding 50S ribosomal protein L27 has product MAHKKGVGSSKNGRDSNAQRLGVKRADGQKVLAGTIIVRQRGTRIHPGLNVGRGNDDTLFALVDGVVSFERFGRSKKRVSVNAQ; this is encoded by the coding sequence ATGGCACACAAGAAAGGCGTCGGCTCGTCCAAGAACGGTCGTGACTCCAATGCCCAGCGGCTCGGGGTCAAGCGGGCCGACGGGCAGAAGGTCCTCGCGGGAACCATCATCGTCCGGCAGCGGGGCACGCGTATCCACCCCGGCCTGAACGTCGGCAGGGGGAACGACGATACCCTGTTCGCGCTCGTCGACGGCGTGGTTTCCTTCGAACGGTTCGGACGGTCGAAAAAGCGGGTGAGCGTCAACGCGCAGTGA
- a CDS encoding MBL fold metallo-hydrolase, which translates to MRLTYLGHAAFELALGDGRRIVFDPYEPGAYDGALAFLPIGGRYDIAVISHDHADHRSAAVVEAAGAVVDAAGEVEIDGVRIVSHATWHDESSGGERGANLVSIVEAEGLRIAHLGDLGHPLDLDEMPALRGVDVMLVPVGGHFTIDARAALDIVRAAKPRIVVPMHFKTEKVGFPIAPPDVFADLVGNVERPGTSAIDIDPGALPAETRTILLEPAL; encoded by the coding sequence ATGAGACTGACCTACCTTGGACACGCGGCGTTCGAGCTGGCCCTCGGCGACGGTCGGCGGATCGTCTTCGACCCCTACGAGCCGGGGGCGTACGACGGCGCCCTCGCGTTCTTGCCGATCGGGGGCCGATACGATATCGCCGTGATCAGCCACGACCACGCCGATCACCGCTCGGCGGCCGTCGTCGAGGCGGCGGGCGCCGTGGTGGACGCGGCGGGGGAGGTCGAGATCGACGGCGTGCGCATCGTCTCGCACGCGACCTGGCACGACGAGTCGTCGGGCGGCGAGCGGGGCGCGAACCTCGTGTCGATCGTCGAGGCCGAAGGGCTCCGGATCGCGCATCTCGGCGATCTCGGCCACCCGCTCGACCTCGATGAGATGCCGGCGCTGCGCGGCGTCGACGTCATGCTCGTCCCCGTCGGCGGCCATTTCACGATCGACGCGCGCGCGGCCCTCGACATCGTGCGGGCGGCGAAGCCGAGGATCGTCGTGCCGATGCATTTCAAGACGGAGAAGGTCGGGTTCCCGATCGCCCCGCCCGACGTCTTCGCCGACCTCGTCGGGAACGTCGAGCGGCCGGGCACGAGCGCGATCGACATCGATCCCGGCGCGCTGCCCGCGGAGACGAGGACGATCCTGCTTGAACCGGCCCTGTAG